The following are encoded in a window of Pectinophora gossypiella chromosome 8, ilPecGoss1.1, whole genome shotgun sequence genomic DNA:
- the LOC126369141 gene encoding uncharacterized protein LOC126369141, with product MSLWVGSGGGAELRPPTTTAALMSTNTSMESGIEAGVLPTVTGSLASARDSLGSLSRAAEPMYDTDHTDLGSELDEAEIRRELMHDKWRLLFDRFDPEGFGEIPWPDFLQTLEHPDFIAQVPPHKLEILLDKARSATSDAITFQEFVNVPAAFAVVADMTTSRADNRTRPKYHPLHNIPLITMDDMKKNELHITHNIHISKETYKQSEE from the exons ATGTCATTGTGGGtgggcagcggcggcggcgcggagcTTCGCCCGCCGACCACCACCGCCGCGCTCATGTCGACCAACACGTCAATGGAGTCGGGCATCGAGGCCGGGGTGCTGCCCACCGTCACTGGGTCCCTCGCCTCCGCCCGGGACTCCCTCGGGTCTCTCTCCCGCGCCGCGGAGCCCATGTACGACACCGACCACACAGATCTCGGATCCGAACTTGACGAAGCCGAGATCAGGAGGGAGTTGATGCATGAT AAATGGCGGCTGCTGTTCGATAGG TTCGATCCGGAGGGCTTCGGAGAGATCCCGTGGCCGGACTTCTTACAGACCCTGGAGCACCCAGACTTCATAGCACAGGTGCCGCCTCATAAACTGGAG ATCCTGCTGGACAAAGCTCGGAGTGCCACGAGCGACGCCATCACGTTTCAGGAGTTCGTCAATGTG CCCGCGGCGTTCGCTGTGGTCGCCGACATGACCACATCACGCGCCGACAATCGCACCCGTCCGAAATATCACCCGCTGCACAATATACCACTGATTACGATGGACGATATGAAAAAGAACGAGCTGCACATTACACATAACATCCACATCTCAAAGGAAACGTATAAACAAAGTGAAGAGTAG